A single genomic interval of Terriglobus albidus harbors:
- a CDS encoding PAS domain-containing protein, whose amino-acid sequence MLPGRDVRPDELHADESARLKAVRSLLLFEISREFEEVLALAGEICEAPMGAITLVEEDGVICRSKIGIETSELVRYQPIWTHVLEQGDLLVVNDTELDPHSRENARQVGNGVRFYTGIPFKAPNGEILGALCLLDTRPRELGAVQIRSLRALGRQLALQLRQLMDEAALDQAMGEIQRRDRIFRCFLDALPIEAHLKDHQGQILFYNKKLAERFGISQTEWLGRSSVDLWPDAVARTIAREDEQILRSGSMLDQYVETLDASGAPMYWRAIKVPLEGSADDRMVAGISVEIPDKVRTARHMDELRNEASAFASAAETSRRRFDAFMDSSPFLAFIKDAEGRMQYYNRAFAELFGISRSEWIGKTDHELWPRKAADSYREVDLRVLATGTPVEVEETTPGLGEGLEYWRTHKFPLAGSNGEIYLAGVAMNITPHREQEYHLARSLNEKEVLLREIHHRVKNNLAAISSLLYLQSLDASDPAARQALEQSRSRVRSMALVHESLYRSSDLNAVEFGTYTRELAENVHINHSAGAHIQLITHVEPVEISIDRAVPVGLIMNELLTNAFKHAFKGRTRGTVTVSVTVKPENFMRVSVVDDGVGAFQALSPDGAPYLTENTGLNLVRSLVKQVNGEFQMNPLHSGTCAEIVVPLR is encoded by the coding sequence ATGCTTCCAGGACGTGACGTGCGGCCAGACGAGTTGCACGCAGACGAGTCCGCGCGCCTTAAGGCTGTGCGGTCTCTCCTGCTATTTGAGATATCGAGGGAATTTGAGGAAGTGTTGGCCCTCGCCGGCGAGATATGTGAAGCCCCGATGGGCGCAATCACGCTTGTCGAAGAAGATGGTGTCATCTGCAGATCGAAGATTGGGATCGAGACCAGTGAGCTGGTTCGTTATCAGCCGATCTGGACACACGTTCTGGAACAAGGCGACCTGCTCGTCGTCAACGACACAGAGCTGGACCCACATTCTCGCGAGAATGCGCGGCAGGTTGGAAACGGAGTCCGTTTCTATACGGGGATTCCGTTTAAGGCACCCAATGGGGAAATCCTCGGCGCCTTGTGTCTTCTGGATACCCGCCCTCGCGAACTTGGAGCTGTCCAGATCCGTTCTTTGCGTGCGCTCGGCCGGCAACTTGCCCTGCAGCTCCGGCAATTGATGGATGAAGCGGCTCTGGACCAGGCCATGGGTGAGATTCAGCGGAGAGATCGTATCTTTCGCTGTTTTCTTGATGCGCTGCCGATTGAAGCACATCTTAAAGACCACCAGGGGCAGATTCTTTTCTATAACAAGAAACTCGCGGAGCGCTTCGGTATCTCGCAGACAGAGTGGCTTGGCCGCAGCAGTGTAGATCTGTGGCCGGACGCGGTGGCTCGCACGATTGCTCGGGAAGATGAACAGATCCTGCGTTCCGGCAGCATGCTCGATCAATACGTGGAGACCTTGGATGCATCGGGCGCCCCAATGTACTGGCGCGCGATCAAGGTGCCTCTTGAGGGATCGGCAGATGACCGCATGGTGGCGGGCATCTCGGTGGAGATCCCCGATAAGGTCAGAACCGCGCGGCACATGGATGAGCTTCGCAACGAAGCAAGCGCTTTCGCCAGCGCCGCAGAGACCAGCAGGCGTCGCTTCGATGCGTTTATGGACAGCAGTCCCTTTCTGGCGTTCATCAAGGACGCGGAGGGGCGCATGCAGTATTACAACCGGGCATTTGCCGAGCTCTTTGGCATTTCACGGAGCGAGTGGATTGGGAAGACTGACCATGAGTTATGGCCTCGAAAAGCAGCGGATTCTTATCGCGAGGTAGATTTGCGCGTGCTTGCGACCGGCACTCCCGTCGAAGTGGAAGAGACGACGCCTGGTCTGGGGGAAGGTCTGGAATATTGGAGGACCCATAAGTTTCCTCTCGCCGGTTCAAATGGAGAAATTTATCTCGCCGGCGTTGCCATGAACATCACCCCACACCGAGAGCAGGAATATCACCTCGCGCGTTCGCTGAACGAGAAAGAAGTGCTTCTGCGCGAGATTCATCATCGGGTGAAGAACAACCTGGCGGCCATCTCCAGCCTGCTTTATCTTCAGTCTCTTGATGCAAGTGACCCGGCAGCCCGGCAGGCACTGGAGCAGAGCCGCAGCCGCGTGAGATCCATGGCTCTTGTCCATGAGTCCCTCTATCGTTCCAGCGACCTCAACGCGGTTGAGTTCGGTACCTATACCAGAGAGCTGGCGGAAAACGTCCATATCAATCACAGCGCCGGCGCTCATATTCAACTGATCACGCATGTGGAACCGGTAGAGATATCGATCGATCGCGCCGTCCCGGTCGGTCTGATTATGAATGAACTGCTGACCAACGCGTTCAAACACGCCTTCAAGGGAAGAACGCGTGGCACAGTTACCGTTTCGGTGACGGTCAAGCCGGAAAACTTCATGCGCGTTTCTGTTGTCGACGATGGAGTTGGAGCATTCCAGGCGTTGTCCCCGGACGGCGCTCCCTACTTAACCGAAAACACGGGGTTGAATCTGGTCCGGTCGCTCGTGAAACAGGTGAATGGCGAATTTCAGATGAACCCTCTCCACTCCGGCACTTGTGCAGAAATCGTGGTGCCGCTCCGATGA
- a CDS encoding phosphatidylinositol-specific phospholipase C1-like protein, protein MRSFFVTLLAVTAVPAALAQHSLVNQDKQIHMNQIQVIGSHNSYHKGFAPGEAKWLEQRNPDAFRSLDYRHAPLTDQLDGGVRQLEIDIFADPKGGKFAHPKVVEWVKAAGLPADPDFDPDHEMDKPGFKVMHVQDLDERSQCHTFVKCLQQVKGWSKAHPKALPVFLLIETKEGAVRNLPNAEVPLPFTSETFDAVDAEIRSVFSEDEMITPDMVRGKYATLPEAVKAGNWPTLDKARGKVVFLIDQRPKEETYVAGHPSLKGRVMFTNAVPGRDDAAFTEMNSGSKEEIDALVKQGYLVRARTDDGTTAARTNDTKRREEVLASGAQLVSTDYPPSEPASWTGFFVGFPGGLVARCNPIDATASCDSKALDGVLPARR, encoded by the coding sequence ATGCGGTCTTTTTTCGTAACTCTGCTCGCCGTTACGGCTGTACCGGCTGCCTTAGCGCAGCACTCCCTCGTCAACCAGGACAAACAGATTCACATGAACCAGATCCAGGTGATCGGTTCGCATAACAGCTATCACAAGGGCTTTGCCCCTGGTGAAGCGAAGTGGCTGGAGCAGCGGAATCCCGATGCCTTCCGCAGCCTGGACTATCGCCATGCGCCTCTGACCGATCAGCTCGACGGCGGTGTACGCCAGTTGGAGATCGATATCTTTGCCGACCCGAAGGGGGGCAAGTTTGCGCATCCCAAGGTCGTGGAATGGGTCAAAGCTGCGGGCCTGCCGGCTGACCCGGACTTCGATCCGGATCACGAGATGGACAAGCCGGGCTTCAAGGTCATGCACGTTCAGGACCTCGATGAGCGCAGCCAGTGCCACACCTTTGTGAAGTGCTTGCAGCAGGTTAAGGGATGGTCCAAAGCGCATCCCAAGGCGCTGCCGGTCTTTCTTCTGATTGAGACCAAGGAAGGCGCGGTGCGTAACCTGCCCAATGCCGAGGTGCCCCTGCCGTTTACTTCGGAGACATTTGATGCCGTCGATGCCGAAATCCGCAGCGTCTTCTCCGAGGACGAGATGATCACGCCAGATATGGTGCGTGGCAAGTACGCGACTCTGCCTGAAGCAGTGAAAGCGGGGAACTGGCCGACGCTTGATAAGGCTCGTGGCAAGGTGGTTTTCCTGATCGATCAGCGCCCCAAAGAAGAGACCTATGTTGCAGGACATCCTTCGCTGAAGGGCAGGGTGATGTTTACTAACGCCGTTCCAGGACGTGACGATGCTGCCTTCACCGAGATGAACAGCGGATCGAAAGAAGAGATCGATGCTTTGGTAAAGCAGGGATATCTCGTTCGCGCACGCACTGACGATGGCACGACGGCGGCACGCACCAACGACACCAAGCGGCGTGAAGAGGTTCTTGCCAGCGGGGCGCAGTTGGTCAGCACAGACTATCCGCCGTCAGAGCCGGCAAGCTGGACGGGATTCTTCGTCGGCTTCCCCGGTGGACTGGTCGCACGATGCAACCCGATCGATGCCACAGCTTCTTGTGACAGCAAGGCGCTCGACGGTGTTCTTCCGGCGCGTCGCTAA
- a CDS encoding DUF3467 domain-containing protein, giving the protein MSQQNKPAENSTTLHLEKTEDYRDSYANSVQVRMSVWDFQLIFGTMHPQAADEVTVRNFQGVYLSPQQAKALLGVLGENVQQYERAFGQIALEPNFNPPGPVH; this is encoded by the coding sequence ATGAGCCAGCAGAACAAACCCGCGGAAAACAGCACCACGCTTCACCTGGAAAAGACCGAAGACTATCGTGACAGCTACGCCAACAGCGTGCAGGTGCGGATGTCGGTGTGGGACTTCCAGCTGATTTTCGGCACGATGCATCCGCAGGCAGCTGATGAGGTGACGGTGCGTAATTTCCAGGGCGTGTACCTTAGCCCGCAGCAGGCAAAAGCCCTGTTGGGCGTGCTGGGCGAGAATGTGCAGCAGTATGAGCGAGCCTTTGGACAGATCGCTCTGGAGCCGAACTTCAATCCTCCGGGACCAGTCCACTAA
- a CDS encoding ArnT family glycosyltransferase, which yields MLPNRNAELPLWVIYPLLFAGIYLSHVTLLRLPYFWDEAGYYVPAALDFFRTGTLIPFTTVTNAHPPLPSILMASWWHIARFVPSATRTLVVMVSAAALLGVFRMARLLAGTAVAATTVLLTAAFSIWFAQSTLAHADIFAAALTLWGLSFYFESLVRTSPTRNAIWAATLFALAALAKETAIVTPVALAGWELVTGARARKVRWTWVSVLAFPLLPLIAWYLYHLHKTGYMFGNPEFVRYNATATLDAKRVALSFYHRILHLVVHMNMWVATVLTTGALLLTPYAPERTQRIAKPAMTAIAVVLLANLLEFSVLGGALLTRYLLPCFPLLLLLYVSLWRHHFRQWWLLAAISFGGFVAAITVNPPYAFAPEDNLTYRDFVMLHQQAINIITQRYPQATVLTAWPAWTELMHPDLGYVKHPLKVAPIQNFSVEEVQAAARHPEKYDTALIFSTKYEPAAGRLNLGRPLEGEATRYFDFHRDLLPAEAAAVLHGEVVWQAQRNGEWAAVIRFPRAVDAAIAAPEKSKHL from the coding sequence GTGCTGCCAAATCGCAACGCGGAGCTGCCGCTCTGGGTGATCTATCCGCTGCTCTTCGCGGGTATTTACCTGTCGCACGTCACGCTATTGCGCCTGCCTTATTTCTGGGACGAAGCCGGATACTACGTTCCGGCCGCGCTGGATTTCTTCCGCACCGGGACGCTGATTCCCTTCACCACGGTCACCAATGCGCATCCTCCCCTGCCGTCGATTCTGATGGCAAGCTGGTGGCACATTGCCCGCTTCGTTCCCTCGGCAACGCGCACGCTGGTGGTCATGGTCAGCGCTGCTGCGCTGCTGGGCGTCTTCCGCATGGCGCGCTTGCTGGCGGGCACCGCGGTTGCGGCCACAACCGTCCTTCTGACTGCCGCTTTCTCCATCTGGTTCGCGCAGAGCACCTTGGCGCACGCCGATATCTTCGCCGCGGCCCTTACCCTGTGGGGTCTCTCGTTCTACTTCGAAAGCCTCGTCCGGACGAGCCCCACCCGGAATGCCATCTGGGCGGCTACGCTCTTTGCACTGGCAGCTCTTGCGAAAGAGACAGCCATTGTCACACCTGTGGCTCTGGCAGGTTGGGAACTGGTGACCGGCGCTCGCGCTCGCAAGGTGCGGTGGACCTGGGTATCGGTACTGGCGTTTCCCCTGCTGCCCCTCATCGCCTGGTACCTCTATCACCTGCACAAGACCGGATACATGTTCGGCAACCCGGAGTTTGTGCGCTACAACGCCACCGCAACGCTCGACGCCAAGCGAGTCGCGCTCTCGTTCTATCACCGCATCCTGCACCTGGTGGTGCATATGAACATGTGGGTAGCTACGGTGCTGACAACCGGAGCCCTGTTGCTGACACCATATGCCCCGGAACGCACCCAGCGCATCGCCAAGCCGGCCATGACGGCAATTGCCGTCGTCCTTCTTGCTAACCTGCTTGAGTTCTCTGTCCTTGGCGGAGCGCTACTGACCCGCTACCTCCTGCCCTGCTTTCCGCTGCTGCTGCTTCTGTATGTCAGCCTCTGGCGGCATCACTTCCGGCAGTGGTGGCTGCTGGCAGCTATTAGCTTCGGGGGATTTGTTGCAGCCATTACCGTCAATCCTCCCTACGCCTTTGCTCCCGAGGACAACCTGACCTACCGCGACTTCGTGATGCTGCATCAGCAGGCCATCAACATCATTACGCAGCGTTATCCCCAGGCAACGGTCCTTACGGCATGGCCTGCATGGACAGAGCTGATGCATCCAGACCTGGGCTATGTGAAGCACCCCCTCAAGGTCGCACCCATCCAGAACTTCTCAGTCGAAGAGGTACAGGCCGCAGCCCGGCATCCTGAGAAATACGACACGGCGTTGATCTTCAGCACCAAGTACGAGCCCGCAGCAGGCAGGCTTAACCTCGGCCGGCCGCTGGAAGGCGAGGCCACCCGGTACTTCGACTTCCATCGTGATCTGCTCCCCGCCGAGGCCGCCGCCGTGCTGCATGGTGAGGTCGTGTGGCAGGCACAGCGGAACGGTGAGTGGGCTGCGGTGATCCGTTTTCCGAGAGCAGTGGACGCTGCCATCGCGGCTCCAGAGAAGTCCAAACACCTATAA
- a CDS encoding tetratricopeptide repeat protein has protein sequence MRKTPINSKALHYTYRKIALSGLLSVAGAVAAYAAPASHGHVVLVLPFDNRSGQTGLNWIGDSFPEMLNQRLSSSGFLTISRDDRMYALDHLGYPLDLKPSRATALRIAQTLDADLIVIGSFTMQGDHLAAQAQVLDVNKLSMSKPIEESVDKNRFFDLENAVAWKIVKEVDPSFPVAEQTFLAQSAYDKLEAFESYVRGVSAQTPSERLRRLKTAVSLSPDYAAAILALGKAQYAQGQFEEAAATLTKLPQNNRLALEANFYLGLANFNSGQYAAAETAFGFVASRLPLPEVVNNQGVAASRQGKDAGALFQRASMADPKDADYHYNTATALFQRRDFPGAKAELQKTLSLKPADAEAPLLLQKVDNPSVDFEALPRVRRTYSESGFRQAAFELEQMRAMQTATLPPAKQSEALVQQGQDYLQQGLVLEAEREFQSALQMDSTSAAAHIGLAQVRERSGTTAEARSEAEASLKLKPNAAAYLVLARIELGAGELPQAANDVSNAMRIEPSNAAAIALKQTIISRGQPVQ, from the coding sequence TTGAGGAAAACGCCCATAAATTCAAAAGCCCTGCACTACACCTACAGGAAAATTGCTCTATCGGGTCTTCTCTCGGTTGCAGGCGCCGTGGCGGCCTATGCCGCACCCGCCTCCCATGGGCACGTTGTGCTGGTGTTACCGTTCGACAACCGCTCAGGGCAGACGGGCCTGAACTGGATCGGCGATTCCTTTCCGGAGATGCTGAACCAGCGTCTCTCTTCTTCCGGTTTTCTGACCATCAGCCGCGACGATCGGATGTATGCCCTCGATCATCTCGGTTATCCCCTGGATCTGAAACCCAGCCGCGCCACCGCATTGCGGATTGCACAGACGCTGGATGCCGATCTCATCGTCATTGGCAGCTTTACCATGCAGGGTGACCATCTGGCCGCGCAGGCGCAGGTGCTGGACGTCAACAAGCTCTCGATGTCCAAACCTATCGAGGAGTCGGTAGACAAAAACCGGTTCTTCGATCTCGAGAACGCGGTCGCCTGGAAGATTGTGAAAGAAGTGGACCCTTCCTTTCCCGTGGCGGAGCAGACCTTTCTGGCGCAGAGCGCCTATGACAAGCTGGAAGCCTTTGAGAGCTATGTCCGCGGCGTCTCGGCACAGACGCCCTCAGAGCGCCTTAGGCGTCTGAAGACCGCCGTCTCGCTCTCGCCTGACTATGCCGCCGCAATTTTGGCGCTGGGAAAGGCGCAATACGCGCAGGGACAGTTTGAAGAGGCTGCGGCTACGCTGACCAAGCTGCCACAGAACAATCGCCTGGCGCTGGAAGCGAACTTCTACCTCGGCCTGGCCAACTTCAACTCCGGCCAGTATGCAGCGGCAGAGACTGCGTTCGGTTTTGTCGCCAGCCGTCTGCCTCTTCCTGAAGTCGTCAACAACCAGGGAGTCGCGGCCAGCCGCCAGGGGAAAGACGCCGGAGCGCTGTTTCAGCGCGCCTCCATGGCTGATCCCAAAGATGCCGATTACCACTACAATACCGCGACTGCGCTTTTTCAGCGCCGCGACTTTCCCGGAGCGAAGGCCGAGTTGCAGAAGACCCTCAGCCTGAAACCGGCTGACGCTGAAGCTCCCTTGCTGCTGCAGAAGGTCGATAATCCATCCGTCGATTTCGAGGCCCTGCCACGTGTCCGCCGGACCTACTCGGAGTCCGGATTCCGTCAGGCCGCCTTCGAACTTGAACAGATGCGGGCCATGCAGACAGCGACCCTGCCGCCAGCCAAACAGTCAGAAGCGCTTGTCCAGCAGGGACAGGACTACCTGCAGCAGGGTCTGGTGCTTGAGGCTGAGCGTGAGTTTCAGTCGGCGCTGCAGATGGACTCGACCTCAGCCGCCGCACACATCGGCCTGGCGCAGGTACGCGAACGCAGCGGTACTACCGCGGAAGCCCGGAGCGAGGCCGAAGCCTCTCTCAAACTGAAACCCAACGCCGCAGCCTACCTGGTTCTGGCCCGAATCGAACTGGGCGCCGGAGAGCTTCCCCAGGCGGCGAACGACGTGAGCAATGCCATGCGCATTGAGCCAAGTAACGCGGCAGCCATCGCTCTGAAACAGACCATCATCAGCCGGGGACAGCCGGTGCAGTAA
- a CDS encoding SPOR domain-containing protein: protein MSTVVDDLDLQPARKDREIHLSTGSVLGIFFAAALICALFFGFGYTAGRRSAIATPAEQSETGSNFSNFKPAPGAVAIQPVPGYLSAKQAADANANTGTQQYYGAAGNTTAQTQPAVTVANADTTQKPSQPVKTSAPTPETVPAPAPAPRVAATVAQPQVPAVQPVSLPTTQSQGPAIVQVAAVSHQEDAEVLLSALKRRGYAVFTTSAPTDHLIHVQLGPFSNRKDAEAMRQRLLSDGYNAIVK, encoded by the coding sequence ATGAGCACCGTGGTCGACGACCTGGATCTGCAACCCGCGCGGAAAGATCGCGAAATTCATCTCAGCACCGGCTCGGTGCTGGGCATTTTCTTTGCTGCCGCTTTAATCTGTGCCCTGTTCTTCGGCTTCGGCTATACCGCCGGCCGTCGCTCCGCGATTGCCACGCCCGCCGAACAGAGTGAAACCGGCAGCAACTTCAGTAATTTCAAGCCGGCGCCCGGAGCGGTTGCGATTCAGCCGGTCCCCGGTTATCTCTCGGCAAAGCAAGCGGCAGACGCCAACGCGAATACCGGCACACAGCAGTATTACGGCGCTGCCGGCAATACCACTGCGCAGACACAGCCTGCCGTTACCGTCGCGAATGCTGATACCACGCAGAAGCCATCTCAGCCTGTAAAGACGTCGGCTCCCACACCGGAGACCGTACCAGCGCCCGCACCCGCACCGCGTGTGGCTGCCACCGTCGCTCAACCCCAGGTACCGGCAGTACAGCCAGTGTCACTGCCGACGACGCAGTCTCAGGGACCGGCCATCGTGCAAGTTGCCGCAGTCTCGCACCAGGAAGATGCGGAGGTGCTGCTGAGTGCATTGAAGCGGCGCGGCTACGCGGTCTTTACGACCTCGGCTCCGACAGATCACCTGATCCACGTGCAGCTCGGGCCGTTTTCCAACCGCAAGGACGCAGAAGCAATGCGTCAGCGTCTGCTCTCAGACGGCTATAACGCCATCGTCAAATAG
- the mpl gene encoding UDP-N-acetylmuramate:L-alanyl-gamma-D-glutamyl-meso-diaminopimelate ligase, with the protein MQGLKHIHLIGICGTAMASLAGMLQAQGHKVTGSDAAAYPPMSDLLVSLGIPISEPYAEKNLQPNPDLVVVGNAISRGNVELEYVMEHRLPFISMAALIHDEFLRGRDSLVVAGTHGKTTTTSMLAWIFEVASRRRPELSPSFLIGGVAENFGTSFRVRGTKPFILEGDEYDTAFFDKGPKFLHYFPQAAILTHVEFDHADIYADLASVKTAFKRFVNLVPRNGVVVAFDGSANVTECVARAFCRVERYGLAESSHWRVTNLRHEDEGSRWSLLRGGEPFAELYLPMAGEHNALNATAAAALAATQGIDAASIVEALASFRSVKRRLEVIAETRGVTIIDDFAHHPTAIRETLRALRAKYPSRRLIAVLEPRSNTLRRNVFEKELVDSLALADSVILASVFKSESIPVEERLHPESVVAGLKSAGKPAELLPDVDAIVAKIVKEMQPGDVVAILSNGGFGGIYEKLPAAIDAAAGALSL; encoded by the coding sequence ATGCAGGGACTCAAACACATCCATCTCATCGGTATCTGCGGCACGGCGATGGCCTCGCTGGCCGGCATGCTGCAGGCACAGGGACACAAGGTCACGGGCTCAGACGCAGCAGCATATCCACCGATGTCGGATCTTCTGGTATCGCTTGGTATTCCGATCTCCGAGCCCTATGCCGAGAAGAACCTGCAGCCCAATCCTGATCTTGTGGTTGTCGGCAATGCGATCTCGCGCGGCAATGTCGAGTTGGAGTATGTAATGGAGCATCGTCTGCCATTTATCTCGATGGCAGCGCTGATCCATGATGAGTTTCTGCGCGGCCGCGACTCGCTCGTCGTCGCCGGGACCCATGGCAAGACCACAACCACCAGCATGCTCGCCTGGATCTTCGAGGTAGCCTCGCGCCGCAGGCCGGAGCTTTCGCCCAGCTTTCTGATCGGCGGTGTTGCCGAGAACTTCGGCACCAGCTTTCGCGTACGCGGCACCAAGCCCTTTATCCTCGAAGGCGACGAGTATGACACCGCTTTCTTCGATAAAGGACCAAAGTTCCTGCACTACTTCCCGCAGGCGGCGATTCTGACGCACGTCGAGTTCGACCACGCCGATATCTATGCAGATCTTGCCAGCGTGAAGACTGCGTTCAAACGGTTTGTGAACCTGGTGCCACGCAATGGAGTCGTTGTCGCGTTTGACGGCAGTGCGAATGTCACCGAATGCGTCGCCCGCGCCTTCTGCCGCGTAGAGCGCTACGGACTGGCAGAAAGCTCCCACTGGCGGGTGACCAACCTGCGTCATGAGGACGAAGGTTCACGCTGGTCGCTGCTTCGCGGTGGCGAGCCCTTTGCCGAGCTCTATCTGCCGATGGCGGGCGAACACAATGCCCTCAATGCAACTGCAGCCGCGGCCCTGGCTGCGACGCAGGGCATCGATGCCGCCAGCATTGTCGAGGCCCTCGCCAGCTTCCGCTCCGTGAAGCGCCGCCTGGAGGTGATTGCCGAGACCCGTGGCGTCACCATCATTGATGACTTCGCCCATCACCCGACTGCTATCCGCGAGACGCTACGTGCATTACGCGCAAAGTATCCATCGCGGCGTCTGATCGCTGTACTGGAGCCACGCTCGAATACGCTACGCCGCAATGTCTTTGAGAAGGAGCTGGTCGACTCGCTGGCGCTGGCCGACTCCGTAATCCTGGCCTCTGTCTTCAAGAGCGAGAGCATTCCAGTGGAAGAACGGCTGCACCCGGAGAGTGTCGTCGCTGGTTTGAAGTCTGCTGGTAAGCCCGCGGAGCTGCTGCCGGATGTGGATGCGATCGTCGCGAAGATTGTGAAGGAGATGCAGCCGGGCGACGTCGTCGCCATTCTGTCTAACGGTGGCTTCGGTGGTATCTACGAGAAGCTGCCCGCGGCCATCGACGCGGCTGCTGGAGCACTTTCCCTGTAG
- a CDS encoding S66 peptidase family protein gives MSTKPKALRKGARLAVVSPASTPQRGLVEKGAVALRELGYEPVLYPHVFGGGPLYYAGTAEERVNDLHAAFADKTIDGIIAARGGWGTAELLPLLDTELIRANPKVFIGYSDHTSLHTYFQTHCDLNTFYAPMVAADFARENGVDWSSWCSVFEGASEWSLTAADGLRMLRPGKATGVLRGGCISILAQSLGTPWAAETGNSILFLEDIGTKPYQWDRILLHLRWAGRLDTVQGIVFGDMKQCVIPEDMELLEDAIQHSLRDFAGPVAIGLRSGHVSEPNISLPLGVSCMLDCSSEPQLNFLESAVV, from the coding sequence GTGAGCACCAAGCCGAAGGCGCTGCGCAAGGGCGCTCGCTTGGCAGTTGTCTCACCGGCGAGCACGCCTCAGCGTGGGCTGGTAGAGAAGGGCGCAGTTGCTCTTCGCGAGCTGGGCTATGAGCCGGTGCTGTATCCGCATGTCTTCGGCGGAGGTCCCCTCTACTACGCTGGCACAGCCGAAGAGCGAGTCAACGATCTGCATGCAGCCTTTGCAGATAAGACCATCGATGGCATCATTGCCGCGCGTGGGGGCTGGGGGACGGCGGAGCTGCTGCCGTTGCTGGACACCGAACTGATTCGCGCTAATCCGAAGGTCTTTATTGGCTACAGCGACCACACCTCGCTGCATACCTACTTCCAGACACACTGCGACCTGAACACCTTCTACGCCCCGATGGTGGCTGCGGACTTTGCCCGCGAGAATGGTGTGGACTGGTCAAGTTGGTGCTCGGTCTTCGAAGGTGCATCGGAATGGAGCCTGACTGCTGCGGACGGTCTGCGCATGCTGCGGCCCGGCAAAGCCACCGGAGTTCTCCGCGGAGGTTGCATCTCGATCCTTGCGCAGTCGCTGGGGACGCCCTGGGCGGCGGAGACTGGCAACAGCATTCTCTTCCTGGAAGATATCGGCACCAAGCCTTACCAGTGGGACCGTATTCTGCTGCACCTGCGCTGGGCGGGCCGGCTGGATACAGTGCAGGGCATTGTCTTTGGAGACATGAAGCAGTGCGTTATTCCGGAAGATATGGAACTACTTGAAGACGCCATCCAGCACTCGCTGCGTGACTTCGCTGGGCCGGTGGCGATCGGGCTGCGTTCGGGGCACGTCTCGGAGCCGAATATCAGCCTGCCGCTGGGCGTGTCGTGTATGCTCGACTGTTCCAGCGAGCCTCAACTCAATTTTCTGGAAAGCGCTGTCGTCTAG
- the dapF gene encoding diaminopimelate epimerase — protein MIPFVKAHACGNDFLVVEETLAHDKHAEIARKLCARNTSVGADGVEFLERRDDGSYFLRLFNADGSEAELSGNGTRCVAAWLAYSEGLKQVTLGTHGGPRACTTVSCEDTSFLIETGMGVPQVHPQAVQVEGVGAVEGANVNVGNPHFVIFVDTDDFSSHGLAWQALGEKICFHPDFPKQTNVEFVRVLAPGHIAFRIYERGVGPTTSSGTGTCASSTAAIALRDCSTTLEATAEGGTQRVIWPTPADEMRLTGPAEIICVGKVSL, from the coding sequence ATGATTCCTTTTGTAAAAGCACATGCCTGTGGCAATGATTTCCTCGTGGTAGAAGAAACGCTGGCTCATGACAAGCATGCAGAGATCGCCCGTAAGCTGTGCGCCCGCAACACCAGCGTCGGCGCCGACGGTGTTGAGTTCCTCGAACGCCGCGACGATGGCAGCTACTTCCTTCGCCTCTTCAATGCCGATGGTTCCGAAGCAGAGCTCTCAGGTAACGGCACCCGCTGTGTGGCTGCATGGCTGGCCTATAGCGAGGGCCTGAAGCAGGTAACGCTTGGGACGCACGGTGGCCCACGCGCGTGCACAACCGTCTCCTGTGAAGATACGAGCTTCCTGATCGAGACCGGCATGGGCGTGCCTCAGGTGCATCCGCAGGCGGTCCAGGTCGAGGGCGTCGGTGCTGTGGAGGGAGCCAACGTCAACGTCGGCAATCCGCACTTCGTCATCTTCGTGGACACCGATGACTTCTCCTCCCATGGGCTTGCCTGGCAGGCGCTGGGTGAGAAGATCTGCTTCCATCCTGACTTCCCGAAGCAGACCAATGTCGAGTTTGTCCGCGTGCTGGCGCCGGGACATATCGCCTTCCGCATCTATGAACGTGGCGTAGGGCCAACCACCTCTTCCGGTACAGGTACTTGTGCCTCCTCGACGGCAGCGATCGCGTTGCGCGACTGTAGCACCACCCTCGAAGCGACGGCCGAGGGCGGAACCCAGCGCGTGATCTGGCCTACGCCGGCAGACGAGATGCGCTTGACCGGCCCCGCTGAGATCATCTGCGTTGGAAAGGTCAGCCTGTGA